In Bacillus cytotoxicus NVH 391-98, the following are encoded in one genomic region:
- a CDS encoding lytic polysaccharide monooxygenase — protein MKKKKWQSMKKVILSCGIILTGVITFGFAEKASAHGYVESPSSRSYLCSKGVNVNCGPIQYEPQSVEGVGGFPQSGPVDGQIAGAGNFPNLDVQTAERWKKVTIQGGKNEFKWKLTAPHSTKEWKYYITKKDWNPNKPLSRSQLDLIPFYVKNDGGVKPGVTVTHEANVPTDRSGYHLILAVWEIADTGNAFYQVMDVNLVNNGVTSIMHHASHDN, from the coding sequence ATGAAAAAGAAAAAATGGCAAAGTATGAAGAAAGTTATTCTCAGTTGTGGAATTATACTAACAGGAGTGATAACATTTGGTTTTGCAGAAAAGGCGTCTGCACATGGGTATGTGGAATCACCTTCTAGTCGTTCGTATTTATGCAGCAAAGGTGTAAATGTAAATTGTGGTCCAATTCAATATGAACCGCAAAGTGTAGAAGGAGTAGGGGGATTTCCGCAATCAGGTCCAGTTGATGGACAAATTGCGGGTGCTGGAAATTTCCCGAATTTAGACGTCCAAACCGCTGAGCGATGGAAAAAAGTAACGATTCAAGGGGGAAAGAATGAATTCAAGTGGAAATTAACTGCTCCGCATAGTACGAAAGAGTGGAAATATTATATAACGAAAAAAGATTGGAACCCGAATAAGCCATTGTCACGTTCTCAATTAGATTTAATACCATTCTATGTGAAAAATGATGGGGGAGTAAAACCAGGAGTAACAGTAACGCATGAAGCAAATGTACCAACTGATCGCAGTGGATACCATCTTATTTTAGCTGTTTGGGAAATTGCGGATACAGGGAATGCCTTTTATCAAGTAATGGATGTAAATCTTGTTAATAATGGCGTTACGTCTATCATGCATCATGCTTCACACGACAATTAA
- a CDS encoding MarR family transcriptional regulator has product MASAFNNDKNILIKQIVNLTGELAKKWGQEEDEEREWLLQNCKNPHIATLLKEVTVKMLHVLDAIGKHEPVNGITIASETGIPKGSVSKMTRRLMNKNLIVTETIPNNKKEILFKTTSLGKELFHLHQALHQEINKGVVQFLSRYTQEELQFVTRFLSDTLEASWVTMEENLVDENKNHKG; this is encoded by the coding sequence ATGGCATCGGCTTTTAACAATGATAAAAATATATTAATAAAGCAAATCGTGAACTTAACGGGAGAACTGGCTAAAAAGTGGGGACAGGAAGAGGATGAGGAGAGAGAATGGTTACTTCAAAATTGTAAAAATCCTCATATTGCTACATTGTTAAAAGAAGTAACAGTAAAAATGCTTCATGTTCTTGATGCGATTGGAAAGCATGAACCGGTTAATGGAATTACAATCGCATCTGAAACGGGGATTCCAAAGGGGAGTGTATCGAAAATGACTCGCCGATTAATGAATAAAAATTTGATTGTGACAGAAACCATTCCAAATAATAAAAAGGAAATTTTATTTAAAACAACTTCTTTAGGAAAAGAATTATTTCATTTACATCAAGCATTACATCAAGAAATAAATAAAGGGGTTGTACAATTTTTAAGTAGATACACACAGGAAGAACTGCAATTTGTTACCCGTTTTTTAAGTGATACTTTAGAAGCATCATGGGTAACAATGGAAGAGAATCTAGTGGATGAAAATAAAAATCATAAAGGTTGA
- a CDS encoding quinone oxidoreductase family protein translates to MIKNNVMQKVCMYEFGTSKVMKLEEQAIPIPGSGEVIVRIAFASVNFLDIQHRRGDLVTQNFYQKKGGISHTFPVTLGSQGVGTVEAIGPNVETIQVGDRVVCAGGSGTYASHVLISSQRVIPIPDEISFEHAAAGLIQGFLAWAFTNYAYPIKKEDWCLIHAAAGGIGLFLCQMAKIRGGHVIGVTSKKEKARYVLEAGADEVIISTQSDIVKEVKRITNGQGVNVVYDGVGKDTFDASLNSLALGGYMINYGQSSGYVPPIDLMTLQEKGSLFITRTNGLPYMKYWSQYIRDFVTWVQSGKLSIKIDRTYSLADADLAHEAVERRETSGRILLTP, encoded by the coding sequence ATGATTAAAAATAATGTTATGCAAAAAGTATGTATGTACGAATTCGGTACTTCAAAAGTTATGAAATTAGAAGAACAAGCAATTCCCATTCCCGGTTCTGGAGAAGTAATTGTACGAATTGCATTTGCTTCCGTCAATTTTTTAGATATTCAACATCGGCGAGGTGATTTAGTAACACAAAATTTTTATCAAAAAAAGGGCGGAATCTCCCATACCTTCCCCGTTACTTTAGGTAGTCAAGGAGTCGGTACTGTCGAAGCAATTGGTCCAAATGTAGAGACCATTCAAGTTGGAGATCGCGTAGTCTGTGCTGGAGGAAGCGGCACTTATGCGAGTCATGTTTTAATTTCATCTCAAAGAGTAATCCCTATTCCAGATGAAATCAGTTTTGAACATGCAGCTGCAGGATTGATCCAAGGGTTTCTAGCTTGGGCATTTACGAACTATGCCTATCCGATCAAAAAAGAAGATTGGTGCTTAATTCATGCGGCAGCCGGTGGAATCGGACTCTTTTTATGCCAAATGGCAAAAATACGCGGTGGCCATGTGATTGGTGTTACATCAAAAAAAGAAAAGGCTCGTTATGTACTGGAGGCTGGTGCTGATGAAGTGATCATTTCTACACAGTCGGATATAGTAAAAGAAGTAAAACGCATTACAAATGGGCAAGGTGTAAATGTTGTCTATGATGGTGTTGGTAAAGATACTTTTGACGCGAGTTTAAATAGTCTTGCTCTTGGCGGATATATGATAAACTATGGACAATCTAGCGGATATGTTCCTCCTATCGATTTAATGACACTTCAAGAAAAAGGTTCTCTCTTTATAACAAGAACAAATGGTCTTCCCTATATGAAATATTGGTCTCAATATATTCGCGATTTTGTTACATGGGTTCAAAGCGGAAAACTTTCTATTAAAATTGATCGAACTTACTCCCTTGCAGATGCTGACCTCGCCCATGAAGCTGTTGAACGAAGAGAGACTAGCGGAAGAATTTTACTTACTCCTTAA
- a CDS encoding YxcD family protein gives MERLKISEQELINALCVYIAEKRQVAPEAVLVELMYDDDYGFSAEVEVNGRQQILIQANLIEALRLWLDREYNLNPYAARLQLELDDEEGIIALASVNHSDN, from the coding sequence ATGGAGAGGTTAAAGATTTCTGAACAGGAGCTAATTAATGCACTATGTGTATACATTGCTGAAAAAAGACAAGTTGCTCCTGAAGCTGTTTTAGTTGAACTGATGTACGATGATGACTATGGATTCTCCGCTGAAGTAGAAGTAAACGGTCGTCAGCAAATTTTAATCCAAGCGAATTTAATTGAAGCGCTTCGTCTATGGCTAGATCGAGAGTACAATCTCAATCCTTACGCAGCAAGACTACAGCTTGAATTAGATGATGAAGAAGGTATTATCGCATTGGCGAGTGTTAATCATTCAGATAACTAG
- a CDS encoding DUF1836 domain-containing protein, protein METFHLTRNEMAALLLSLRGWNTKKPLSILQEAWAKSHKKDIESGQSVTAFITTALSPIFEKLIKIEDTDVGFSLNEIVALGNQIENTSFSVTAMQNWVKRDIKEMIGSPQKGKKYSIEQAALLFIVEDLKTALDFESIRKLLRLIVNDPADRSDDLINPVHLYVAYSSLFEELNQGNCLQLNATDTIHTIENIVKEKADKIASQFDQINNEQREAIRNAIIIATLSVHTAYVQMLAKRYVSATLFLQNLDVKP, encoded by the coding sequence ATGGAAACATTTCATCTCACACGAAACGAAATGGCAGCACTCCTCCTTTCTTTAAGAGGATGGAACACAAAAAAGCCTCTTAGCATATTACAAGAAGCTTGGGCAAAATCACATAAAAAAGATATTGAAAGCGGACAAAGCGTAACTGCTTTTATCACAACCGCACTTTCACCTATTTTCGAAAAGTTGATAAAAATTGAAGATACCGATGTTGGCTTTTCTTTAAATGAAATCGTTGCACTTGGTAATCAAATTGAAAATACCAGTTTTTCTGTAACTGCAATGCAAAACTGGGTAAAACGCGATATAAAAGAAATGATTGGATCCCCGCAAAAGGGAAAAAAATACTCCATTGAGCAAGCTGCTTTACTTTTCATTGTCGAAGATTTAAAAACAGCACTTGATTTTGAATCTATTCGGAAACTGCTTAGACTCATTGTCAATGATCCAGCAGACCGCAGCGATGATTTAATTAATCCCGTTCATTTATACGTTGCGTACTCTTCTTTATTTGAAGAGTTAAATCAAGGGAACTGTTTACAATTAAACGCAACGGACACTATCCATACAATTGAAAATATAGTAAAAGAGAAAGCTGACAAAATTGCCAGCCAATTTGATCAAATCAACAATGAACAGCGCGAAGCAATTCGTAACGCCATTATTATCGCGACGCTTTCTGTACATACTGCATATGTACAAATGTTAGCAAAACGATACGTTTCCGCAACGTTGTTTTTACAAAACTTAGATGTAAAACCGTAA
- a CDS encoding uridine kinase family protein: MEKLSQEIINWVRTEDKRVVIGIAGHGAAGKTTFANKLKEQFMSKEVNYINTDPYIVSSSIRKHAIIHYTYENKEHHYKMTACHPAAHHLESLERDVQMVRDGLDFYTIDTHYMEREFISSNRKVTIVEGMSVAFLNSDLFDLKIYFYTDGETELMRRSSRDVAERGMDIEYLRQSHEERRIQYEVFMHPYHERFDIIIKNSAEGFCIEKNTSAI; the protein is encoded by the coding sequence ATGGAGAAGTTATCACAAGAAATTATCAATTGGGTTCGAACAGAGGATAAACGAGTTGTAATCGGTATTGCAGGACATGGTGCTGCGGGAAAAACGACATTTGCGAATAAACTGAAAGAGCAATTTATGTCAAAAGAAGTAAACTATATTAATACAGATCCATATATTGTGAGTTCGAGTATTCGAAAGCACGCAATCATTCATTATACATATGAAAATAAAGAGCATCATTATAAAATGACAGCTTGCCATCCAGCTGCACATCATTTGGAATCTTTAGAAAGAGATGTTCAAATGGTTCGAGATGGACTGGATTTCTATACTATTGATACGCATTATATGGAACGTGAATTCATTTCTTCGAATCGTAAAGTGACGATTGTAGAAGGAATGAGTGTCGCATTTCTTAATTCCGATCTATTTGATTTGAAAATTTACTTTTATACAGATGGAGAAACAGAACTTATGAGAAGGTCAAGTCGAGATGTTGCAGAAAGAGGGATGGACATTGAATATTTAAGGCAATCTCATGAGGAACGTCGCATACAGTATGAAGTATTCATGCACCCGTATCATGAGCGTTTTGATATAATTATTAAAAATTCCGCTGAAGGATTTTGCATAGAAAAAAATACATCTGCAATATGA
- a CDS encoding peptide ABC transporter substrate-binding protein, with product MNQVIRISFISMLLASSFLVGCSAEQSTTNSKEEKKVLQLTETGEIPSLNSGKVTDAISFNVLNNVMEGLFRLSKDDEVIAGMAQNYEVSQDGKRYTFHLREAEWSNGDLVTAHDFVYAWKQVINPETASQYAYIMYDVKNAEKINKQQLGLDELGVKAIDNKTFVVELEHPVPYFTKLLCLPTFYPIHEKYAKEQREKYGLEADKTVYNGPFTLSEWKHEASFTMKKNNQYWDKKEVKLDEINYQIVKDISTVVNLYETNKIDRAVISTEFVDKYKNNKELKQFTDPIMYFFRFNESVPILKNKHARLALSMAFDKKDLATSFLNDGSEPANYYIPSGFLLDSDNKDFRETTTEFNKTNVKQAKEYWEKAKQETGTNEVTIEMLNYDLENFKKVGEYIKEQLEKNLPGLTINVKLQPHSQKLALEKKKEYEMSLSRWLPDYPDPMTYLEVFLSENGVNNTGYANPEYDALLKKIKLELGNDEQTRWKAMQDAEKMLLEDAVIAPVFQHGLSYLQKPYVKNLYVHQFGPATTLKWTDIKK from the coding sequence ATGAATCAGGTTATTCGTATTTCATTCATTAGTATGTTACTGGCTTCTTCCTTTTTAGTTGGTTGTAGTGCAGAACAATCAACGACGAATTCGAAAGAAGAGAAGAAAGTATTACAATTAACGGAAACAGGAGAAATCCCATCATTGAACTCAGGAAAAGTGACAGATGCGATTTCGTTTAACGTTTTAAACAATGTGATGGAAGGGCTATTTCGATTATCAAAAGATGATGAAGTCATTGCAGGAATGGCTCAAAATTATGAAGTGAGTCAAGATGGTAAAAGATATACATTTCATTTGCGTGAAGCAGAATGGTCAAATGGAGACCTTGTCACAGCACATGATTTTGTTTATGCATGGAAACAAGTGATCAATCCAGAAACAGCTTCACAATATGCTTATATTATGTATGATGTGAAAAATGCAGAAAAGATCAATAAACAGCAATTAGGATTAGACGAACTAGGGGTAAAAGCAATAGATAATAAAACTTTTGTTGTAGAATTAGAGCATCCTGTGCCGTACTTTACGAAGTTACTTTGTTTACCAACTTTTTATCCAATTCATGAAAAATATGCAAAGGAACAAAGAGAGAAATACGGTTTAGAAGCTGATAAAACTGTATATAATGGCCCGTTCACATTATCGGAGTGGAAACATGAAGCAAGTTTCACTATGAAAAAGAACAATCAATATTGGGATAAAAAAGAGGTAAAACTAGATGAAATCAACTATCAAATTGTAAAAGACATTTCAACTGTCGTGAATTTATATGAAACAAATAAAATTGATCGAGCTGTTATTTCAACAGAATTTGTTGATAAATATAAGAACAATAAAGAACTGAAACAATTTACGGACCCTATTATGTATTTCTTTCGTTTTAATGAAAGTGTACCGATTTTGAAAAATAAACATGCACGCCTAGCTTTAAGTATGGCTTTTGATAAAAAGGATCTTGCTACATCTTTTTTAAATGACGGATCAGAACCTGCCAATTACTATATTCCAAGTGGCTTCTTATTAGATTCAGATAATAAAGATTTTAGAGAAACGACGACAGAATTTAATAAAACAAATGTGAAACAGGCGAAAGAATATTGGGAAAAAGCAAAACAAGAAACAGGAACAAATGAAGTTACGATTGAGATGTTAAACTACGATTTAGAAAACTTTAAAAAAGTTGGAGAGTACATTAAAGAGCAGCTTGAAAAGAATCTTCCAGGTTTGACGATAAACGTAAAGTTACAACCTCATTCTCAAAAACTAGCATTAGAGAAAAAGAAAGAATATGAAATGTCATTATCACGTTGGTTACCAGATTATCCAGATCCCATGACATATTTAGAGGTTTTTCTTTCTGAAAATGGAGTGAATAATACGGGATATGCAAATCCAGAGTACGATGCATTACTGAAAAAGATAAAACTAGAGTTAGGAAATGATGAACAGACACGCTGGAAAGCAATGCAAGATGCGGAAAAAATGTTGCTTGAAGATGCGGTCATTGCACCGGTATTTCAGCACGGATTATCGTATTTACAAAAGCCATACGTTAAGAATTTATACGTACATCAATTTGGACCAGCAACAACTTTAAAATGGACCGATATTAAAAAGTAA
- a CDS encoding C40 family peptidase, with product MKKVGTTLLTSLFLFSSFSAVSAKERIGNTAFIDVAAATLWTGPNLLRPIDEPSASNPVDLWKWTKSMTLDEKLWLTNTNKLETQALLGQEVTVIERQEEWVKVIVHGQPTPRNEQGYPGWMPEKQLTYHQEFADKKNQSFVLITKPTAILYINPSDKNKSLEVSYNTRLPLVSEDTISYRVLLPNGQKAWLRKKDGTVYHSQNDIPTPTGDDLVNTGKLFLGLPYIWAGTSGFGFDCSGFTHTIYQSHGITIPRDSGPQSKAGMAVEKEQLQKGDLIFFAHDGGKGNVHHVGMYIGDGKMIHSPKAGRTVEIIPVDTPGYIEEYAGARRYLP from the coding sequence ATGAAAAAAGTGGGGACTACATTATTAACAAGTCTATTTCTCTTTTCATCTTTCTCAGCAGTAAGTGCGAAAGAAAGAATAGGAAATACAGCTTTCATTGATGTTGCCGCTGCAACGCTATGGACTGGTCCGAATCTACTTCGTCCCATTGATGAGCCGAGCGCAAGCAATCCTGTGGATCTATGGAAGTGGACGAAATCTATGACACTTGATGAAAAGCTTTGGTTAACAAATACAAATAAGCTGGAAACACAAGCGTTATTAGGGCAGGAAGTAACCGTTATTGAAAGGCAAGAAGAATGGGTGAAAGTCATTGTACATGGACAACCGACGCCAAGAAATGAACAAGGTTATCCAGGATGGATGCCAGAAAAACAACTAACGTATCACCAAGAATTTGCGGATAAGAAAAATCAGTCCTTTGTTTTAATTACAAAACCTACAGCCATCTTATATATCAATCCTTCCGACAAAAACAAATCGTTAGAGGTCAGTTATAATACACGTTTGCCACTTGTAAGCGAAGATACCATTTCATATCGTGTTCTATTACCAAATGGTCAAAAAGCTTGGTTACGTAAAAAAGATGGTACGGTATACCATTCACAAAATGATATACCGACGCCAACAGGGGACGATTTAGTGAATACAGGTAAATTATTTTTAGGACTGCCATATATATGGGCTGGTACAAGTGGATTTGGATTTGATTGCTCTGGATTTACACATACGATTTACCAATCACATGGTATTACCATTCCGCGTGATTCAGGCCCACAGTCAAAAGCTGGCATGGCGGTAGAAAAAGAACAGTTACAAAAAGGAGATTTAATTTTCTTTGCTCATGATGGTGGAAAAGGAAATGTTCATCATGTAGGAATGTACATTGGGGATGGAAAGATGATTCACTCTCCGAAAGCGGGAAGAACGGTTGAGATTATTCCGGTAGACACACCTGGATATATCGAAGAATATGCCGGAGCTCGGCGTTATTTACCATAA
- a CDS encoding dipeptide epimerase, with protein MKIIDVKVKRRLIELHTPFKTALRTVTEIESIDVFLHIDNGMVGRGAAAPTPVITGDFASGIEEAILGPIRSSLIGKEIEQLHSLLSYVQKSCIGNTSAKAAVDIALYDAYCQFHNIPLYALLGGKKEFYTDITVSVDDPISMAKEAKKHVEKGFQTLKIKVGQSARLDLERIEAIKNIIPKDIALRLDANQGWEPKEAVSIIKEMEKRNVNIEFIEQPVHAQDWEGLKYVKNHVYIPIMADESIFSAEDALKLVQGHYVDCINIKLMKCGGIRQAWKIADVAEAAGVKCMIGSMMESSLSVTAAAHIAAAHPNIHYVDLDAPLWLMEEPEGISYSGAKVNLQF; from the coding sequence TTGAAAATTATAGATGTAAAGGTAAAGCGCCGATTGATTGAACTTCATACTCCGTTTAAAACAGCGCTGCGCACTGTAACAGAGATTGAAAGTATTGACGTTTTTCTCCATATAGATAATGGAATGGTAGGAAGAGGAGCTGCTGCTCCAACTCCGGTTATTACAGGTGATTTTGCAAGTGGAATTGAAGAGGCGATTTTAGGACCGATTCGCTCTAGTTTAATAGGAAAAGAGATTGAGCAACTTCATTCCTTATTATCATATGTTCAAAAGAGTTGTATTGGAAATACGAGCGCGAAGGCAGCAGTAGATATTGCTTTATATGATGCGTATTGTCAATTTCATAACATCCCGCTTTATGCCTTATTGGGTGGAAAGAAGGAATTTTATACAGATATTACGGTAAGTGTTGATGATCCTATATCGATGGCAAAAGAAGCGAAAAAGCATGTGGAAAAAGGATTTCAAACGTTAAAGATTAAAGTTGGCCAATCCGCTCGGTTAGATTTAGAGCGAATTGAGGCCATTAAAAATATCATACCGAAGGATATTGCGCTCCGGTTGGATGCCAATCAAGGATGGGAACCGAAAGAGGCCGTTTCCATTATTAAAGAAATGGAAAAGAGAAATGTAAATATCGAATTTATCGAACAGCCTGTTCATGCGCAAGATTGGGAAGGATTGAAATATGTCAAGAATCATGTATATATACCAATTATGGCTGATGAAAGTATTTTTTCAGCGGAAGATGCATTAAAGCTTGTTCAAGGACATTATGTTGATTGCATAAACATTAAATTAATGAAATGTGGCGGGATACGCCAGGCATGGAAAATTGCTGATGTCGCAGAAGCGGCAGGTGTGAAATGTATGATTGGCAGCATGATGGAATCATCGCTTTCTGTAACAGCCGCAGCGCATATAGCGGCTGCGCATCCGAATATTCATTATGTTGATCTTGATGCGCCGTTATGGCTAATGGAAGAGCCAGAAGGAATCAGTTATAGCGGAGCGAAGGTAAACTTACAGTTTTAG
- a CDS encoding DUF3870 domain-containing protein → MYASNTIYIVGDAKAPQNNPITEKFKSYFVAFVLERDTGEIIDADCSATIALTSQFVKHLFLHKNINDSHLADEIKGRYFGSSQKALLVALKDAQKKYNQIAALSTSS, encoded by the coding sequence GTGTACGCTTCTAATACGATCTACATCGTAGGGGATGCAAAAGCGCCTCAAAATAATCCGATTACTGAAAAGTTTAAAAGTTATTTTGTAGCATTCGTACTGGAGAGAGATACAGGAGAAATTATAGATGCAGATTGCTCCGCAACTATTGCCTTAACTTCTCAGTTTGTAAAGCATTTATTTTTACATAAAAATATAAACGATTCGCATCTAGCTGATGAAATTAAAGGGCGTTATTTTGGCTCATCGCAAAAGGCACTACTTGTAGCGTTAAAGGACGCACAGAAAAAATATAATCAGATTGCTGCTTTGTCTACTTCTTCATAG
- a CDS encoding FtsB family cell division protein: MRKLKKVNVPNTMQHQSQSNEYRVINKKKIRRFLLALLFIVSSTLYVQYILTKQQEMIQKKRVIVEKQQKQLVYLKKDSEYLEAKVENLTNNEEEILQFARKEYHFSKPDETIFILTE, translated from the coding sequence ATGAGGAAACTCAAAAAGGTAAATGTTCCTAATACAATGCAACATCAATCGCAGTCTAACGAATATCGAGTTATAAATAAGAAAAAAATAAGGCGTTTTCTTCTCGCACTTCTATTTATTGTCTCCTCAACACTTTATGTGCAATATATACTTACAAAGCAACAGGAAATGATTCAAAAGAAGCGTGTTATAGTTGAAAAGCAACAAAAACAACTTGTATATTTAAAGAAAGATTCTGAGTATTTAGAGGCAAAGGTTGAAAATTTAACAAATAATGAGGAAGAAATTTTGCAATTTGCAAGAAAAGAGTACCATTTTTCGAAGCCGGATGAAACAATTTTCATATTAACTGAATAA
- a CDS encoding peptide ABC transporter permease, protein MEFKKSFSNKIMIMLGGVIISIFLLGWILPVGIDKVSSISYKEYLFSTYTVFTQFGFLMFAFFVAFFVTREYVNKTILFYKFLSYDSLKFYLNKVFVLITESVCFITLCLIIVSIVFQDFSMFFQMLYLFSCVAIQYILIVSFISLLVPNVLIAIGISLFYWILSVILVSVGGVLKYLAFFDASNNLYKHVNTLLEGNSTFLSINDNFNILIFVIIWAIVGALVSKFANNRWLKLGVN, encoded by the coding sequence ATGGAATTTAAAAAAAGTTTTTCAAATAAAATTATGATAATGCTCGGTGGCGTAATTATATCAATTTTTCTTTTGGGTTGGATATTACCTGTAGGGATTGATAAAGTTTCTTCAATTAGTTATAAAGAATATTTATTTAGTACATATACGGTATTTACTCAATTTGGATTTTTAATGTTTGCTTTTTTTGTTGCATTTTTTGTTACAAGGGAATATGTAAATAAAACTATACTGTTTTATAAATTTCTTTCATACGATAGTCTAAAATTCTATTTAAATAAAGTTTTTGTTTTAATAACTGAATCTGTTTGCTTTATTACTTTATGCTTGATTATAGTATCTATTGTATTTCAAGATTTCAGTATGTTTTTTCAAATGTTATATTTATTTTCCTGTGTTGCAATACAATATATTTTGATTGTTAGTTTTATTAGTTTATTAGTGCCTAATGTTCTTATTGCAATTGGAATAAGTCTTTTTTATTGGATTTTAAGTGTTATTTTGGTTTCGGTTGGAGGGGTTTTGAAATATTTAGCTTTTTTCGATGCTTCTAACAATTTGTATAAACACGTTAATACTTTATTAGAAGGTAATAGTACTTTTCTATCCATTAATGATAACTTTAACATTTTAATTTTTGTTATAATTTGGGCTATCGTAGGAGCTTTAGTATCTAAATTTGCAAATAATCGTTGGTTAAAATTAGGGGTAAATTAA
- a CDS encoding ATP-binding cassette domain-containing protein, with translation MFEIKNYSLEIKGKVLFKETDVSFEVGKVNHILGKNGVGKSQFAKDLLLNNSRKIPKEILGNVTVIASFSNVPSDVSTKDIFKLLEKKFDKTEVHKLSSHLNLDNISKDALIGKLSDGQKQKLKLLSFLLEDKQVIVLDEVTNALDKTTTNEIYDFFNNYIKKNPNKLIINITHNLSDLQNLPGDYYLLEYQKFVKMASKGEAIKKYIEG, from the coding sequence TTGTTTGAAATAAAGAATTATTCATTAGAAATTAAAGGGAAAGTTTTATTTAAAGAAACTGATGTTTCTTTTGAAGTTGGTAAAGTAAATCATATATTAGGTAAAAATGGTGTTGGTAAATCACAATTTGCAAAAGATTTACTATTAAATAATAGTAGGAAAATACCAAAAGAAATATTAGGAAATGTAACAGTAATAGCTAGTTTTTCAAATGTTCCTTCCGATGTTTCTACAAAGGATATTTTTAAATTACTAGAAAAGAAATTTGATAAAACGGAAGTTCATAAATTATCTAGTCATTTGAATTTAGATAATATTTCTAAAGATGCTCTAATTGGAAAACTTAGTGATGGACAGAAACAAAAACTAAAATTATTATCTTTTTTGTTAGAAGATAAACAGGTGATTGTTCTTGATGAAGTTACTAATGCATTAGATAAAACAACAACAAACGAAATATATGATTTCTTTAATAATTATATTAAAAAGAATCCAAATAAATTGATAATTAACATTACACACAACTTATCTGATTTACAAAATTTACCTGGAGATTATTATTTACTTGAATATCAAAAATTTGTAAAGATGGCTAGTAAAGGTGAAGCGATTAAGAAATATATTGAGGGGTAA